The following proteins come from a genomic window of Cronobacter muytjensii ATCC 51329:
- the zitB gene encoding CDF family zinc transporter ZitB — MAHSHSHTHDSHTPSQHSNSQRLLIAFLVTAAFMALEIVGGLLSGSLALLADAGHMFTDAAALLVALMAVRFARRAPDTRHTFGLLRLTTLAAFVNALALLVITGIIVWEAIARFITPQPVAGGAMLGIAVAGLVANLLSFWILHRGSDEKNMNVRAAALHVLGDLLGSVGAIVAALVILWTGWTPIDPILSILVSCLVLRSAWRLLKESMNELLEGAPRAVDVDQLRRRLLREIPEARDVHHVHLWLVGEKPVMTLHIQVIPPHNHDALLASIHDYLKQHYQIAHVTVQLEYQSCSGKDCSLNAGDVTPHAHGHSH, encoded by the coding sequence ATGGCCCATTCGCATTCTCATACACACGACTCCCACACCCCTTCCCAACACTCCAACAGCCAGCGGCTGCTGATCGCCTTTCTGGTGACCGCCGCCTTTATGGCGCTGGAGATCGTCGGCGGCCTGCTCTCCGGCTCGCTGGCGTTGCTGGCCGATGCGGGCCATATGTTTACCGATGCTGCCGCGCTGCTGGTCGCGCTGATGGCGGTGCGTTTTGCGCGCCGCGCGCCGGATACGCGGCATACCTTCGGGCTGTTACGTTTAACTACCCTTGCCGCTTTCGTAAACGCGCTGGCGCTGCTGGTTATCACGGGAATTATCGTCTGGGAGGCGATTGCGCGCTTTATCACGCCTCAGCCAGTGGCGGGCGGCGCGATGCTCGGCATCGCTGTGGCGGGTCTGGTGGCGAATCTACTGTCGTTCTGGATTTTGCATCGCGGCAGCGACGAGAAAAACATGAACGTGCGCGCAGCGGCGTTGCATGTGCTGGGCGATCTGCTGGGCTCGGTCGGCGCGATTGTGGCCGCGCTGGTCATACTCTGGACCGGCTGGACGCCCATTGACCCGATCCTCTCCATTCTGGTGTCGTGTCTGGTGTTGCGCAGCGCCTGGCGGCTGCTGAAGGAAAGCATGAATGAGCTGCTGGAAGGGGCGCCGCGCGCCGTGGATGTAGACCAGCTGCGTCGTCGGCTGTTACGCGAAATCCCGGAAGCGCGGGATGTGCATCATGTGCATCTCTGGCTGGTCGGGGAAAAACCGGTGATGACGCTGCATATCCAGGTGATCCCGCCACACAATCACGATGCGCTGCTGGCCAGCATTCACGACTATCTGAAACAGCATTATCAGATAGCGCATGTGACAGTACAGCTGGAGTATCAGTCATGCAGCGGTAAGGACTGCTCTCTGAATGCCGGGGACGTGACGCCGCACGCCCACGGCCATTCTCATTAG
- the gpmA gene encoding 2,3-diphosphoglycerate-dependent phosphoglycerate mutase, whose amino-acid sequence MAVTKLVLVRHGESQWNNENRFTGWYDVDLSEKGVSEAKAAGKLLKDEGYSFDFAYTSVLKRAIHTLWNILDGLDQAWLPVEKSWKLNERHYGALQGLNKAETAEKYGDEQVKQWRRGFAVTPPALTKDDERFPGHDPRYAKLSEQELPLTESLALTIDRVIPYWNETILPRLKSGERVIIAAHGNSLRALVKYLDNMSEEEILELNIPTGVPLVYEFDENFKPIKHYYLGNADEIAAKAAAVANQGKAK is encoded by the coding sequence ATGGCTGTTACTAAGCTGGTTCTGGTTCGTCACGGTGAAAGCCAGTGGAACAACGAAAACCGCTTTACCGGTTGGTACGACGTTGACCTGTCCGAAAAAGGCGTCAGCGAAGCGAAAGCCGCAGGCAAGCTGCTGAAAGACGAAGGCTATAGCTTTGACTTTGCTTATACCTCCGTGCTGAAACGTGCCATCCACACGCTGTGGAACATCCTGGACGGGCTGGATCAGGCCTGGCTGCCGGTTGAAAAATCCTGGAAACTGAACGAGCGTCACTACGGCGCCCTGCAGGGCCTCAACAAAGCCGAAACCGCTGAAAAATATGGCGACGAGCAGGTTAAACAGTGGCGCCGCGGCTTCGCGGTAACCCCGCCGGCGCTGACCAAAGATGACGAGCGTTTTCCGGGCCACGATCCGCGTTACGCGAAGCTGAGCGAGCAGGAGCTGCCGCTGACCGAAAGCCTGGCGCTGACCATCGATCGCGTTATCCCTTACTGGAACGAAACCATTCTGCCGCGCCTGAAAAGCGGCGAGCGCGTCATTATCGCCGCACACGGCAACTCTCTGCGCGCCCTGGTGAAATACCTGGATAACATGAGCGAAGAAGAGATCCTTGAGCTGAACATTCCGACCGGCGTACCGCTGGTGTATGAATTCGACGAGAATTTCAAACCGATTAAACATTACTATCTGGGTAATGCTGACGAAATCGCAGCGAAAGCCGCGGCCGTCGCAAACCAGGGTAAAGCGAAGTAA
- a CDS encoding protein YbgS, with protein MKLNKLTSLFLTATLTLASGAALAADSGSSTGGSDTGSANAAANAGQVAPDAKQNVAPNGVDNSNINTSGTNSANSGVNTGTGTSAGTTSGTANSTGTSTGATGSAGAAGSSNSTVQCTGDACPSTSGSTSQ; from the coding sequence ATGAAACTGAATAAACTGACTTCACTCTTTCTGACCGCCACTCTGACTCTGGCCAGCGGCGCGGCGCTTGCCGCCGATTCCGGCTCTTCAACGGGCGGTAGCGATACGGGCTCTGCGAACGCGGCCGCCAATGCAGGCCAGGTTGCGCCAGACGCTAAACAGAATGTCGCCCCGAACGGCGTTGATAACAGCAATATCAATACCTCTGGCACCAATTCCGCGAACAGCGGCGTGAATACCGGCACCGGCACCTCCGCCGGCACCACGTCCGGCACGGCTAACAGCACTGGTACCAGCACGGGCGCTACCGGCAGCGCAGGAGCCGCAGGCAGCAGCAATAGCACCGTACAATGTACTGGCGACGCCTGCCCAAGCACCTCAGGCAGCACCTCCCAGTAA
- the galM gene encoding galactose-1-epimerase — MLKETPQLAPDGLPYRISTLRNAAGMVVTVMDWGATLLSARVPMKDASVRETLLGCPSPEVWLEQTAFLGASVGRYANRIAQSRFTLDGETWSLTPSQGENQLHGGPEGFDKRRWRIVRQNEQEVLYTVDSQDGDQGYPGELRATAHFRLTDDNRISIEYRARVDKPCPVNLTNHAYFNLDGEQNDVRAHRLQLFAERYLPVDEQGIPREGLADVAGTGFDFREAKTIAQDFLKDDDQQRVKGYDHAWLLDARGDLTKPAAHVWSSDDKLKMTVYTTAPALQFYSGNYLEGTPAREQGTYSAWQGLALESEFLPDSPNHPEWPQPDCILRPGQEYLSVTQYHFIPQ; from the coding sequence GTGCTAAAAGAGACGCCGCAACTGGCCCCGGATGGGCTACCGTATCGCATCTCCACCCTGCGTAATGCCGCGGGGATGGTGGTGACCGTAATGGACTGGGGCGCGACGCTGCTGTCGGCCCGTGTCCCGATGAAAGACGCCAGCGTGCGTGAGACGCTGCTGGGCTGTCCGAGCCCGGAAGTGTGGCTTGAACAAACCGCGTTCCTCGGCGCGTCGGTGGGCCGTTACGCTAACCGTATCGCGCAGTCGCGCTTTACGCTGGACGGCGAAACCTGGTCCCTTACGCCGAGCCAGGGCGAAAACCAGCTGCACGGCGGCCCGGAAGGGTTCGACAAACGCCGCTGGCGCATCGTGCGTCAGAACGAGCAGGAAGTGCTTTATACGGTGGATTCCCAGGACGGCGATCAGGGCTATCCCGGTGAGCTGCGCGCCACCGCGCATTTCCGCCTGACGGACGATAACCGCATCAGCATTGAATATCGCGCCCGCGTGGATAAGCCCTGCCCGGTTAACCTGACTAACCATGCCTATTTCAACCTGGATGGCGAGCAGAACGACGTGCGCGCGCATCGCCTGCAGCTTTTCGCAGAGCGCTATCTGCCAGTCGATGAACAGGGCATTCCGCGCGAAGGGCTGGCAGACGTAGCCGGTACGGGATTTGATTTCCGCGAAGCGAAAACCATCGCGCAGGATTTCCTCAAAGACGACGATCAGCAGCGGGTGAAAGGCTACGATCACGCCTGGCTGCTGGACGCCAGAGGCGATCTGACCAAGCCAGCGGCGCATGTCTGGTCGAGCGATGACAAGCTGAAAATGACGGTTTATACCACCGCGCCCGCGCTGCAGTTCTATTCCGGCAATTATCTGGAAGGGACGCCCGCGCGCGAACAGGGAACCTACAGCGCCTGGCAGGGACTGGCGCTGGAAAGCGAATTCCTGCCTGACAGCCCTAACCACCCGGAATGGCCGCAGCCGGACTGCATTCTGCGCCCCGGTCAGGAATACCTGAGCGTCACGCAGTATCACTTTATTCCTCAGTAA
- the pnuC gene encoding nicotinamide riboside transporter PnuC: MDFFSVQNILVHIPLGEGGYSLSWIEAVGTLAGLLCIWLASLEKIVNYAFGLINVTLFAIIFFQIQLYASLLLQVFFFAANIYGWYAWSRQSGDNQAALHIRWLPRSKAFGWLAVCVVAIGLMTVWIDPVFAFLTRVAVEVMQAAGLNVTAPQLQPDAFPFWDSCMTVLSVVAMILMTRKYVENWLLWVIINVISVVIFARQGVYAMSLEYLILTFIALNGSRMWIKAARERGSHALSH, from the coding sequence ATGGATTTTTTCAGCGTACAAAACATTCTGGTGCATATTCCGCTCGGCGAGGGCGGCTACTCGCTTTCATGGATTGAAGCCGTCGGAACGCTGGCGGGGCTGCTGTGTATCTGGCTCGCGAGTCTTGAGAAAATCGTTAACTATGCGTTCGGCTTAATTAACGTCACGCTGTTTGCCATCATCTTCTTTCAGATCCAGCTCTATGCCAGCCTGCTGTTACAGGTCTTTTTCTTTGCCGCCAATATCTACGGCTGGTACGCCTGGTCGCGTCAGAGCGGCGATAATCAGGCTGCGCTACACATCCGCTGGCTACCGCGCTCAAAAGCGTTCGGCTGGCTGGCGGTCTGCGTGGTCGCGATTGGGCTGATGACCGTCTGGATCGACCCGGTCTTCGCATTCTTAACCCGCGTTGCGGTAGAGGTGATGCAGGCCGCCGGGCTTAACGTCACGGCACCGCAGCTGCAGCCGGACGCTTTCCCGTTCTGGGACTCTTGTATGACGGTGCTGTCGGTAGTGGCGATGATCCTGATGACGCGCAAATATGTCGAAAACTGGCTGCTGTGGGTCATTATTAACGTCATCAGCGTGGTGATTTTCGCGCGTCAGGGCGTTTACGCCATGTCGCTGGAATACCTCATCCTGACGTTTATTGCGCTTAATGGTAGCCGGATGTGGATCAAAGCCGCGCGCGAGCGAGGCTCGCACGCGCTGTCGCACTAA
- the galK gene encoding galactokinase, with translation MSLKEKTQSLFAEKFGYPATTHIQAPGRVNLIGEHTDYNDGFVLPCAIDYQTVISCAKRDDRRVRVIAADYENETDEFSLDEPILAHDSQQWSNYVRGVVKHLQQRDASFGGADLVISGNVPQGAGLSSSASLEVAVGTVFRHLYHLSLDGAQIALNGQEAENQFVGCNCGIMDQLISALGKKDHALLIDCRSLGTKAVPMPQGVAVVIINSNFKRTLVGSEYNTRREQCETGARFFTQKALRDVSLDQFNTVAHELDPTVAKRVRHVLTENARTVEAADALAKGDLTRMGELMAQSHASMRDDFEITVPQIDTLVEIVKSVIGDKGGVRMTGGGFGGCVVALVPEAIVPEVQAAVEAQYEARTGIKETFYVCKPSEGAGLC, from the coding sequence ATGAGCCTGAAAGAGAAGACACAATCCCTGTTTGCCGAAAAATTCGGCTACCCTGCCACCACCCATATTCAGGCGCCGGGCCGCGTTAACCTTATCGGCGAGCACACCGATTACAATGACGGTTTCGTACTGCCGTGCGCGATTGATTATCAGACGGTTATCAGCTGCGCGAAACGTGACGACCGCCGCGTACGCGTCATCGCTGCCGATTACGAAAACGAGACCGACGAGTTTTCACTGGATGAGCCTATCCTGGCGCACGACAGCCAGCAGTGGTCGAACTATGTGCGCGGCGTGGTAAAACACCTTCAGCAGCGCGATGCCAGCTTCGGCGGTGCCGATCTGGTTATCAGCGGTAACGTGCCGCAGGGCGCGGGTTTAAGCTCATCTGCGTCGCTGGAAGTCGCGGTCGGCACCGTGTTCCGTCATCTTTATCACCTCTCGCTCGACGGCGCCCAGATAGCCCTGAACGGCCAGGAGGCGGAAAACCAGTTTGTCGGCTGCAACTGCGGCATTATGGATCAGCTGATTTCCGCACTTGGCAAGAAGGATCATGCGCTGCTGATCGACTGCCGCAGCCTCGGCACCAAAGCTGTGCCGATGCCGCAGGGCGTCGCGGTGGTGATTATCAACAGTAACTTTAAACGCACGCTGGTCGGCAGCGAGTACAACACACGCCGCGAGCAGTGCGAAACCGGCGCGCGTTTCTTCACGCAAAAAGCGCTGCGCGATGTGAGCCTCGATCAGTTTAATACCGTCGCGCATGAGCTCGATCCGACCGTGGCTAAACGCGTGCGTCATGTACTGACCGAAAACGCCCGTACCGTGGAAGCGGCTGACGCGCTGGCGAAAGGCGATCTGACGCGCATGGGCGAACTGATGGCGCAATCCCACGCCTCAATGCGCGACGACTTTGAAATTACCGTTCCGCAGATCGATACTCTGGTGGAGATTGTTAAATCGGTTATCGGTGATAAAGGCGGCGTGCGCATGACGGGTGGCGGCTTCGGCGGCTGCGTCGTGGCGCTGGTGCCGGAGGCTATCGTGCCGGAAGTGCAGGCCGCCGTCGAAGCGCAGTACGAAGCGCGCACCGGTATTAAAGAAACGTTTTACGTGTGCAAACCTTCAGAAGGAGCAGGTCTGTGCTAA
- the modF gene encoding molybdate ABC transporter ATP-binding protein ModF has translation MTTLQIMQGTFRISDTRALHIESLTLQAGESWAFVGANGSGKSSLARALAGELPLLQGERVSQFSRIALLSFEQLQQLVSDEWQRNNTDMLGPDEDDTGRTTAQIIQEDVRDPARCTALAALFGIEPLLERRFKYLSTGETRKALLCQALMSQPDLLILDEPFDGLDVASREQLARLLGELSAQGYTLGLILNRFDEIPDFVQRAGVLADCTLVETGDKATLLNQALVAQLAHSEKLAGVRLPEADAPAARHALNDAEPRIVLRNGVVSYNDRPILNNLSWTVKPGEHWQIVGPNGAGKSTLLSLVTGDHPQGYSNDLTLFGRRRGSGETIWDIKKHIGYVSSSLHLDYRVSASVRSVILSGYFDSIGIYQAVSDRQQQLTREWLAILGMDDATADAPFHSLSWGQQRLALIVRALVKHPTLLILDEPLQGLDPLNRQLVRRFVDVLISEGETQLLFVSHHAEDAPQCMTHRLTFVPDGDSYRYQFDTLR, from the coding sequence GATACGCGCGCGCTTCATATTGAGAGCCTGACCCTCCAGGCGGGCGAGAGCTGGGCGTTTGTCGGCGCTAACGGCAGCGGGAAATCCTCCCTTGCCCGGGCGCTCGCAGGCGAACTCCCGCTGTTACAAGGCGAGCGCGTCAGTCAGTTCTCCCGCATCGCCCTGCTCTCTTTTGAACAGCTGCAACAGCTGGTAAGCGACGAGTGGCAGCGTAATAACACCGATATGCTTGGCCCGGATGAAGACGACACCGGACGCACCACGGCGCAGATCATTCAGGAAGACGTCCGCGATCCGGCCCGTTGCACGGCGCTTGCGGCGCTGTTCGGCATTGAACCGCTGCTTGAGCGGCGTTTTAAATACCTCTCTACCGGCGAGACCCGCAAAGCGCTGCTCTGTCAGGCGCTCATGTCGCAGCCGGATTTACTCATTCTTGATGAACCGTTCGACGGTCTCGACGTCGCCTCGCGCGAACAGCTGGCGCGGCTCCTCGGTGAGCTGAGCGCGCAGGGCTACACGCTGGGGCTTATCCTCAATCGCTTTGATGAGATCCCTGATTTTGTGCAGCGCGCGGGCGTACTCGCGGATTGCACGCTGGTGGAAACCGGCGATAAGGCCACGCTGCTGAACCAGGCGCTGGTGGCGCAGCTGGCGCACAGCGAAAAACTGGCGGGCGTGCGGCTGCCGGAGGCGGACGCGCCTGCGGCGCGCCACGCGCTGAATGATGCCGAACCGCGTATCGTGCTGCGTAACGGCGTGGTCTCCTATAACGACCGACCTATTCTTAACAACCTGAGCTGGACGGTCAAACCCGGCGAACACTGGCAGATAGTCGGCCCCAACGGCGCCGGGAAATCGACGCTGTTAAGTCTCGTGACCGGCGATCATCCGCAAGGTTACAGCAACGATCTCACGCTCTTTGGCCGCCGTCGCGGCAGCGGCGAAACCATCTGGGATATCAAAAAGCATATCGGCTACGTCAGCAGCAGTCTGCATCTCGATTACCGTGTCAGCGCCTCGGTGCGCAGCGTGATTTTGTCCGGTTATTTCGACTCTATCGGGATTTATCAGGCGGTGTCGGACCGTCAGCAGCAACTGACGCGCGAATGGCTCGCGATCCTCGGCATGGACGACGCCACCGCCGACGCCCCGTTTCACAGCCTCTCCTGGGGGCAGCAACGGCTGGCGCTTATTGTGCGTGCGCTGGTGAAACATCCGACGCTGCTTATCCTTGACGAACCGTTGCAGGGGCTTGACCCGCTGAACCGTCAGCTGGTGCGCCGCTTTGTCGATGTGCTGATTAGCGAAGGCGAGACGCAACTGCTGTTTGTCTCCCATCATGCCGAAGACGCTCCGCAGTGTATGACCCACCGCTTAACCTTCGTGCCGGACGGCGACAGTTATCGTTACCAGTTCGATACGTTGCGTTAA
- the galE gene encoding UDP-glucose 4-epimerase GalE translates to MRVLVTGGSGYIGSHTCVQLLQNDHDVVILDNLCNSKRSVLPVIERLGGKAATFIDGDIRDEALLREIFHDYAIDTVIHFAGLKAVGESVAKPLEYYDNNVNGTLRLISAMRAAGVTNFIFSSSATVYGDQPKIPYVESFPTGTPQSPYGKSKLMVEQILTDLQKACPEWSIALLRYFNPVGAHPSGDMGEDPQGIPNNLMPYIAQVAVGRRESLAVFGNDYPTKDGTGVRDYIHVMDLADGHVAAMQQLAGKPGVHIYNLGAGVGSSVLDVVNAFSQACGKPINYHFAPRRDGDLPAYWADATKADQELNWRVTRSLQEMADDTWRWQSRHPQGYPD, encoded by the coding sequence ATGCGAGTTCTGGTAACGGGTGGTAGCGGTTACATCGGAAGTCATACCTGTGTGCAACTGCTGCAAAACGATCATGATGTGGTCATTCTCGATAACCTCTGCAACAGTAAGCGCAGCGTGCTGCCGGTGATTGAGCGTCTGGGCGGCAAAGCCGCGACGTTTATCGACGGCGATATTCGCGATGAAGCCCTGCTGCGCGAGATCTTCCACGATTATGCGATAGACACGGTTATCCACTTCGCCGGTCTGAAGGCGGTCGGTGAATCCGTCGCCAAACCGCTTGAGTATTACGACAACAACGTGAACGGTACGCTGCGCCTTATCTCCGCTATGCGCGCCGCTGGCGTCACCAATTTTATCTTCAGTTCTTCCGCCACCGTTTATGGCGACCAGCCGAAAATCCCTTATGTGGAAAGCTTTCCGACCGGCACCCCGCAAAGCCCGTATGGCAAAAGTAAGCTGATGGTCGAGCAGATCCTGACCGACCTGCAAAAAGCCTGCCCGGAGTGGAGCATCGCGCTGCTGCGTTATTTCAACCCGGTCGGCGCACATCCGTCAGGCGATATGGGCGAAGACCCGCAGGGCATCCCGAATAACCTGATGCCGTATATCGCCCAGGTGGCGGTAGGCCGTCGCGAATCGCTGGCGGTGTTTGGCAATGACTACCCGACGAAAGACGGCACCGGCGTGCGCGACTATATCCACGTGATGGATCTCGCCGACGGTCACGTGGCCGCCATGCAGCAGCTGGCCGGCAAACCGGGCGTGCATATTTACAACCTCGGCGCGGGCGTTGGCAGCAGCGTGCTGGATGTGGTTAACGCCTTTAGCCAGGCCTGTGGCAAACCGATTAACTATCACTTTGCGCCGCGCCGAGACGGCGACCTGCCCGCGTACTGGGCAGACGCCACCAAAGCTGACCAGGAGCTTAACTGGCGCGTGACGCGTTCATTACAGGAGATGGCGGACGACACCTGGCGCTGGCAGTCCCGTCATCCCCAAGGTTATCCCGATTAA
- the nadA gene encoding quinolinate synthase NadA, translated as MSVMFDPEAAIYPFPPKPATLTADEKAVYREKIKRLLKARNAVLVAHYYTDPEIQALAEETGGCISDSLEMARFGANHEATTLLVAGVRFMGETAKILSPEKTILMPTLQAECSLDLGCPEEEFAAFCDSHPDRTVVVYANTSAAVKARADWVVTSSIAVELIEHLDSLGEKIIWAPDRHLGRYVQKQTGADVLCWQGACIVHDEFKTQALARMKALYPDAAVLVHPESPQAVVDMADAVGSTSQLINAARTLPQQTLIVATDRGIFYKMQQACPEKTLLEAPTAGEGATCRTCAHCPWMAMNGLQAIAEALEHGGAVHEIHVDAGLRERALTPLNRMLDFAATLRLSVKGNA; from the coding sequence ATGAGTGTAATGTTCGATCCCGAAGCCGCGATTTATCCCTTCCCCCCCAAGCCGGCTACGCTGACCGCCGACGAAAAAGCCGTTTACCGCGAAAAAATTAAGCGTCTGCTTAAGGCGCGTAATGCGGTGCTGGTTGCTCACTATTATACCGACCCTGAAATTCAGGCGCTGGCGGAAGAGACCGGCGGCTGTATTTCCGACTCGCTCGAAATGGCGCGCTTTGGCGCAAATCACGAAGCCACCACGTTGCTGGTCGCGGGCGTGCGCTTTATGGGCGAAACCGCCAAAATTCTTAGCCCCGAGAAAACCATTCTGATGCCGACGCTACAGGCGGAGTGCTCGCTGGATCTCGGTTGCCCGGAAGAGGAGTTCGCGGCGTTCTGTGACAGCCACCCGGATCGCACCGTGGTGGTGTACGCTAACACCTCGGCGGCGGTCAAAGCGCGCGCAGACTGGGTAGTGACATCCAGTATCGCCGTCGAGCTGATTGAACATCTCGACAGCCTTGGCGAGAAAATCATCTGGGCCCCCGATCGGCATCTCGGCCGCTACGTGCAAAAGCAGACCGGCGCAGACGTACTCTGCTGGCAGGGCGCCTGTATCGTGCATGACGAGTTTAAAACGCAGGCGCTGGCGCGCATGAAAGCGCTCTATCCGGACGCCGCCGTGCTCGTGCATCCAGAGTCGCCGCAGGCGGTTGTCGATATGGCCGATGCGGTCGGCTCGACCAGTCAGTTGATTAACGCCGCCAGAACGCTGCCGCAGCAGACGCTGATTGTGGCCACGGATCGCGGTATCTTTTACAAAATGCAGCAGGCGTGCCCGGAAAAAACGCTGCTTGAGGCGCCCACGGCGGGGGAAGGCGCGACGTGCCGCACCTGCGCGCACTGCCCGTGGATGGCGATGAACGGTCTTCAGGCTATCGCAGAGGCGCTGGAGCATGGCGGTGCGGTGCATGAGATTCATGTCGACGCGGGCCTGCGAGAGCGTGCGTTAACGCCGCTTAACCGCATGCTGGATTTTGCGGCTACACTTCGTCTTTCTGTTAAAGGCAATGCGTAA
- the aroG gene encoding 3-deoxy-7-phosphoheptulonate synthase AroG — protein sequence MTYQNDDLRIEGINELLPPVALLEKFPATEKAAGTVSAARQAIHQILHGDDDRLLVVIGPCSIHDPIAAKEYASRLLPLRKALKNELEIVMRVYFEKPRTTVGWKGLINDPHMDNSFQINEGLRIARKLLLDINDTGLPAAGEFLDMITPQYMADLMSWGAIGARTTESQVHRELASGLSCPVGFKNGTDGTIKVAIDAINAASAPHCFLSVTKWGHSAIVNTSGNSDCHIILRGGKEPNYSAAHVAEVKAGLEKAGLKPQVMIDFSHANSSKQFKKQMEVGADVCGQIAGGEQAIMGVMIESHLVEGNQSLESGEPLVYGKSVTDACIGWEDTDAILRQLAKAVKARRG from the coding sequence ATGACTTATCAGAACGACGATTTACGTATCGAAGGCATTAACGAATTACTCCCGCCTGTCGCACTCCTGGAAAAATTTCCCGCTACTGAAAAAGCCGCTGGAACCGTATCTGCGGCCCGTCAGGCGATTCATCAGATCCTGCATGGCGATGACGATCGTCTGCTGGTGGTCATCGGCCCGTGCTCCATTCACGACCCGATCGCAGCGAAAGAGTATGCATCGCGTCTGCTGCCGCTGCGTAAAGCGCTGAAAAACGAGCTGGAAATTGTTATGCGCGTCTATTTTGAAAAACCGCGCACCACGGTGGGCTGGAAAGGGCTCATCAACGATCCGCATATGGATAACAGCTTCCAGATTAACGAGGGCCTGCGTATCGCGCGCAAGCTGCTGCTGGATATCAACGACACCGGCCTTCCGGCGGCAGGCGAGTTTCTGGATATGATCACGCCGCAATATATGGCGGACTTAATGAGCTGGGGCGCCATCGGCGCGCGCACGACAGAATCTCAGGTGCACCGCGAGCTCGCCTCCGGGCTTTCGTGTCCGGTTGGTTTTAAAAACGGGACAGATGGCACCATTAAAGTGGCTATTGACGCCATTAACGCCGCCAGCGCGCCGCACTGTTTCCTGTCGGTAACCAAATGGGGCCACTCGGCTATCGTCAACACCAGCGGCAACAGCGACTGCCATATTATTCTGCGCGGCGGTAAAGAGCCGAACTACAGCGCGGCGCATGTCGCCGAGGTGAAAGCCGGGCTTGAGAAGGCCGGGCTTAAGCCGCAGGTGATGATCGATTTCAGCCATGCCAACTCCAGCAAGCAGTTTAAAAAGCAGATGGAAGTGGGCGCGGACGTGTGCGGCCAAATCGCCGGCGGCGAACAGGCCATTATGGGCGTGATGATCGAAAGCCATCTGGTGGAAGGTAATCAGAGCCTTGAGAGCGGTGAACCGCTGGTGTATGGCAAAAGCGTCACCGACGCCTGCATCGGTTGGGAAGATACCGACGCCATCCTGCGTCAGCTCGCCAAAGCTGTAAAAGCGCGTCGCGGTTAA
- the galT gene encoding galactose-1-phosphate uridylyltransferase, with protein sequence MEQFNPVDHPHRRYNPLTGQWILVSPHRAKRPWQGAQETPAKQTLPQHDPDCFLCPGNTRVTGDKNPQYTGTYVFTNDFAALMTDTPDAPESADPLMRVESARGTSRVICFSPDHSKTLPELTLPALEEVVKTWQTQTAELGQTYPWVQVFENKGAAMGCSNPHPHGQIWANSFLPNEAAREDSLQRAYFEQQGSPMLVDYAQRELADGSRTVVETEHWLAVVPYWAAWPFETLLLPKTHILRMTDLTDAQRSDLALALKKLTSRYDNLFQTSFPYSMGWHGAPFNGEENTHWQLHAHFYPPLLRSATVRKFMVGYEMLAETQRDLTAEQAAERLRAVSDVHFRESGE encoded by the coding sequence ATGGAACAGTTTAACCCCGTGGATCATCCGCACCGTCGTTATAACCCGCTGACCGGCCAATGGATTCTGGTCTCGCCGCATCGCGCCAAGCGCCCCTGGCAGGGGGCGCAGGAAACGCCGGCGAAACAGACGCTGCCGCAGCACGATCCCGATTGTTTTCTCTGCCCCGGCAACACCCGCGTCACCGGGGACAAAAACCCGCAATACACCGGCACTTACGTTTTTACTAACGATTTCGCCGCGCTAATGACCGACACGCCGGATGCGCCGGAAAGCGCCGATCCGCTGATGCGTGTTGAAAGCGCGCGCGGCACCAGCCGCGTTATCTGTTTCTCGCCGGATCACAGCAAAACGCTGCCGGAGCTGACGCTGCCCGCGCTCGAAGAAGTAGTGAAAACCTGGCAGACGCAGACCGCCGAGCTGGGGCAGACCTACCCGTGGGTGCAGGTGTTTGAGAACAAAGGCGCGGCGATGGGCTGCTCCAACCCGCACCCGCACGGCCAGATCTGGGCGAACAGCTTCCTGCCGAATGAAGCCGCGCGTGAAGACAGCCTTCAGCGTGCGTATTTCGAACAGCAGGGCTCGCCGATGCTTGTGGATTACGCGCAGCGCGAGCTGGCCGACGGCAGCCGCACGGTGGTGGAAACCGAACACTGGCTGGCGGTCGTACCGTACTGGGCGGCCTGGCCGTTTGAAACGCTGCTGCTGCCGAAGACGCATATTCTGCGCATGACCGACCTGACGGACGCGCAGCGTAGCGATCTGGCCCTGGCGCTGAAAAAGCTTACCAGCCGCTACGACAATCTGTTCCAGACCTCCTTCCCCTACTCAATGGGCTGGCATGGCGCGCCCTTTAACGGCGAAGAGAACACACACTGGCAGTTGCATGCCCACTTCTACCCGCCGCTGCTGCGCAGCGCCACGGTACGCAAGTTCATGGTGGGATATGAAATGCTGGCGGAAACTCAGCGTGATTTAACCGCCGAGCAGGCGGCAGAGCGCCTGCGCGCCGTCAGCGACGTCCATTTTCGCGAATCCGGAGAATAA